A part of Acidobacteriota bacterium genomic DNA contains:
- a CDS encoding transporter: protein MHRGVGRAGRIARVAFLVAAVAAGTTGARAQTQAPELVTDRPDQTESAVAVPRGLVQVETGYLFARALDGVDTHTAPGTLVRIGLGGRTELRLGHTGIIGSGGRRGAGDSEIGAKVNVIPDPEGWRPQLAVLGGLSLPTGADRYSSGGADPSFLFAFAHELGPRLSLGYNAGAAWESSPGQPNRDAFVVYSLALGVGLTDRLGTFLEVFGDRQVAGAAATNASVDAGFTLLLDELVQWDVSVGRRLRGPADDLFVGTGLSFRLPR from the coding sequence GTGCACAGGGGCGTAGGTCGAGCCGGCCGGATTGCCAGAGTCGCCTTCCTTGTTGCGGCGGTGGCGGCAGGGACGACCGGCGCGAGGGCGCAGACTCAGGCGCCGGAACTGGTCACCGACCGTCCGGACCAGACCGAATCGGCGGTAGCCGTGCCGCGGGGCCTCGTGCAGGTGGAAACCGGCTACCTGTTCGCCCGCGCCCTTGACGGTGTCGACACCCATACGGCGCCCGGTACCCTCGTCCGCATCGGCCTCGGCGGGCGGACGGAACTCCGCCTCGGCCACACCGGCATCATCGGCAGCGGAGGCCGTCGCGGCGCCGGCGACAGTGAGATCGGCGCCAAGGTCAACGTGATCCCTGACCCGGAGGGCTGGCGGCCGCAGTTGGCGGTCCTGGGCGGACTGTCGCTCCCGACCGGCGCCGACCGGTATTCGAGCGGCGGCGCCGACCCGTCGTTCCTGTTCGCGTTCGCCCATGAGCTGGGACCGCGGCTCTCGCTCGGCTACAACGCCGGGGCGGCGTGGGAGTCCTCGCCAGGTCAACCGAATCGCGATGCGTTCGTCGTGTACTCGCTGGCGCTCGGAGTCGGCCTGACCGACCGGCTGGGAACGTTCCTCGAGGTATTCGGCGACCGTCAGGTCGCTGGCGCGGCCGCGACCAACGCTTCCGTCGACGCGGGGTTCACGCTTCTGCTGGACGAGCTCGTCCAGTGGGACGTGTCCGTCGGCCGACGGCTGCGGGGTCCCGCCGACGATCTGTTCGTCGGCACCGGGCTCAGTTTTCGACTGCCGAGATAG